One window of Thermacetogenium phaeum DSM 12270 genomic DNA carries:
- a CDS encoding IS1634 family transposase has product MLIGTTKSVQGANENDAFGDFLITYGHSKDHRPDLKQFKIGAAVQENGHPVMGQIFSGNKSDKVWNPEAVLKMSEFFNKKGYKDVVFVSDCAIVSTDSLNELSRKHIQFISRLPETFNLAQELKDLAWQADNWNDIGPLSDAKTAANYKTFAIQRELNGRKYDFVVVYSSVLDAKKEKTLKKRIAKQKEELQKLAKDLAKQKFACAPDAETALKKFQAKAEEMGFTTQGEIKVEEKRSYSGKGRPRKGEEPTISITYQCQCRIGEMKPDYYEQLRQKESTFVLIANVRDKKKWDDRRILQEYKNQSSIENKFRFLKSPVYLGPVYLEKPNRIQALGYVFILVLLISSYLEYRVRKSLKENKEYVLLPGKKKTDRPTTKTIMEYFSFIMIVIVNGQRLFPSNCNKQALNLVRWAGYDPEEVYLKPLPWYPGRKK; this is encoded by the coding sequence TTGCTCATTGGGACCACCAAATCAGTTCAGGGAGCTAATGAAAATGATGCATTTGGAGACTTTCTGATCACTTACGGCCATAGTAAAGACCATCGTCCCGATCTAAAACAGTTCAAGATCGGCGCTGCAGTTCAAGAGAATGGCCACCCGGTGATGGGACAGATCTTTTCAGGCAATAAATCAGATAAAGTTTGGAACCCAGAGGCAGTACTCAAGATGTCTGAGTTTTTCAATAAAAAGGGGTATAAGGATGTCGTCTTTGTTTCCGATTGCGCTATCGTGTCAACAGATTCCTTAAATGAACTGTCCCGTAAACATATCCAGTTCATCTCCCGACTTCCGGAAACCTTTAATCTTGCCCAGGAACTCAAAGACCTGGCTTGGCAAGCCGATAACTGGAATGATATCGGCCCTTTAAGCGACGCTAAAACGGCTGCAAACTACAAAACCTTTGCTATACAGAGAGAGCTAAACGGCAGAAAGTATGATTTTGTAGTGGTTTATTCCTCAGTACTGGATGCAAAGAAAGAAAAAACACTGAAAAAACGCATCGCCAAACAAAAAGAAGAACTGCAAAAGCTGGCAAAAGATCTAGCAAAGCAAAAGTTTGCCTGTGCGCCTGATGCTGAAACTGCCCTCAAAAAGTTTCAAGCAAAAGCTGAAGAAATGGGCTTTACAACTCAGGGCGAAATAAAGGTTGAAGAAAAGCGTTCTTATTCCGGCAAAGGCCGACCCCGCAAAGGGGAAGAACCAACAATCTCTATCACTTACCAGTGTCAATGCCGGATCGGAGAAATGAAACCAGACTATTATGAGCAACTCCGCCAGAAAGAGTCTACCTTTGTTCTGATAGCCAATGTCAGGGATAAGAAAAAGTGGGATGATCGCAGGATTCTCCAGGAATACAAAAACCAATCTTCTATAGAAAACAAGTTTCGTTTCCTGAAAAGCCCCGTTTATCTTGGCCCTGTCTATCTGGAAAAACCCAACCGCATCCAGGCTCTCGGTTATGTTTTTATCCTGGTGCTTCTAATCTCTTCCTACCTGGAGTACCGGGTGCGCAAAAGCTTGAAGGAGAACAAGGAATATGTGCTGCTGCCGGGGAAAAAGAAAACTGACCGCCCTACAACAAAAACTATTATGGAATACTTCAGCTTCATCATGATCGTAATCGTTAACGGACAACGCCTTTTCCCCAGTAATTGCAATAAACAAGCTCTAAACCTGGTGAGATGGGCCGGTTATGACCCTGAGGAAGTTTATCTAAAGCCACTGCCCTGGTATCCAGGTCGTAAAAAATGA
- a CDS encoding DUF4277 domain-containing protein, protein MENSNKTFEMPYITTVNPGAVPVITMLCRTAKIGEIVNQMVEWDEDRSKISPGLLIESLIVCIFCGRKPLWRVEEFWAKQDLKLLFDGVDVTVDQLNDDAYGRALDKLSEVKMEELEKSFAHWDHQISSGS, encoded by the coding sequence GTGGAAAATAGCAATAAAACCTTTGAAATGCCCTATATCACAACAGTAAACCCAGGGGCTGTCCCGGTAATCACCATGCTCTGCCGTACAGCAAAGATCGGGGAGATAGTTAACCAGATGGTCGAATGGGATGAGGACAGATCCAAAATCTCACCTGGACTGCTCATCGAAAGCTTGATCGTCTGTATCTTCTGCGGCCGTAAACCCCTCTGGAGAGTGGAAGAATTCTGGGCAAAACAGGACCTCAAATTGCTCTTCGACGGTGTAGATGTCACCGTAGACCAGCTCAATGACGATGCCTATGGCCGTGCCTTGGATAAACTGTCCGAAGTAAAGATGGAAGAACTGGAAAAGTCTTTTGCTCATTGGGACCACCAAATCAGTTCAGGGAGCTAA
- a CDS encoding helix-turn-helix domain-containing protein produces MPEMPPVLSVKEAAGYLGVSSWTVYEYCRQGSDSPPPDRQADPHPQRCLGELVPGRGTGAAGRRPCGFAS; encoded by the coding sequence ATGCCTGAAATGCCGCCGGTTTTGAGCGTGAAGGAAGCTGCCGGATACCTGGGAGTGTCTTCATGGACGGTCTACGAGTACTGCCGCCAGGGGAGTGATTCCCCACCGCCGGATCGGCAGGCGGATCCTCATCCACAGCGATGCCTTGGCGAGCTGGTTCCGGGACGGGGAACAGGAGCAGCGGGGAGGCGCCCCTGCGGGTTCGCCAGCTGA